A part of Marinomonas rhizomae genomic DNA contains:
- the hisG gene encoding ATP phosphoribosyltransferase, which yields MSKTLTIALSKGRILGETLPLLEKANIVPVEDISKSRKLIFDTNHEHIKLVILRATDVPTYVDHGVADFGVAGKDVLMEASTKNLYELLDLKIAKCRLMTAGVVGQPLPNRRLKVASKFIKTAKAYFAEQGVQADVVKLYGAMELAPIMGLADLIVDIVDTGNTLKANGLEARELIAPISTRLVVNKAAYKTKYSEIEPILEMIRRAVEDNEGK from the coding sequence ATGAGTAAAACATTAACGATTGCGCTGTCGAAAGGGCGCATCCTTGGTGAAACTTTACCGCTTTTAGAAAAAGCGAATATAGTTCCAGTTGAAGATATTAGTAAAAGCCGAAAATTAATATTTGATACCAATCATGAGCACATCAAGCTAGTTATCTTGCGTGCGACTGACGTTCCTACTTATGTTGATCATGGTGTGGCTGACTTTGGTGTTGCTGGTAAAGATGTATTGATGGAAGCATCAACAAAAAATCTTTACGAGCTGCTGGACCTTAAAATTGCGAAATGTCGTTTGATGACGGCTGGCGTTGTTGGCCAGCCTTTGCCGAATAGGCGTTTGAAAGTGGCTTCGAAGTTTATTAAAACGGCGAAAGCGTATTTTGCTGAGCAAGGTGTTCAGGCGGATGTGGTTAAGCTATATGGCGCGATGGAATTGGCGCCTATTATGGGCTTGGCCGATCTTATTGTGGATATCGTTGATACTGGGAATACGCTAAAGGCAAATGGTCTTGAGGCTCGTGAGTTGATTGCACCAATCAGTACGCGCTTGGTAGTAAATAAAGCCGCTTATAAAACTAAATACTCTGAAATAGAGCCTATCTTAGAAATGATAAGACGCGCGGTTGAAGATAACGAGGGTAAGTAA
- the hisD gene encoding histidinol dehydrogenase encodes MNLNIREFSSSSDGFRTELDALLAWDSVSDAGVQKAVADIVEQIRLNGDAAVIEFTNRFDRRQVTSSKELEISREELALAKGRVSAELVASLEAAAKRVHDYHERQKQPSWQYQENDGTVLGQKVTPLDRVGVYVPGGKAAYPSSVLMNVMPAKVAGVGEIIMVVPTPDGLVNDIVLAAAYIAGVDRVFTIGGAQAVAALAYGTESIPKVDKIVGPGNIYVATAKKMVFGVVGIDMIAGPSEILVVCDGKTDPDWIAMDLFSQAEHDEDAQSILISPDLAFIKDVKASMERLVETQSRKDIIKASLEGRGAFIHVENMDEAMDIANIVAAEHLELSIDEPEKWAEKIRHAGAIFMGRHTPEALGDYCAGPNHVLPTSGTARFSSPLGVYDFQKRSSLIYCSPEGASELAKIAAPLARGESLEAHAMSAEYRILKGS; translated from the coding sequence TTGAACCTGAATATTCGAGAATTTTCTTCTAGCTCTGATGGCTTTCGCACTGAGTTAGATGCTTTGCTTGCATGGGACTCAGTGTCTGATGCGGGCGTACAAAAGGCCGTCGCTGATATTGTTGAGCAAATTCGCCTTAACGGTGATGCTGCAGTCATTGAATTTACAAACCGATTTGACCGTCGACAAGTTACTTCTTCTAAAGAGCTTGAGATCTCTCGTGAAGAGTTGGCTTTGGCGAAAGGCCGAGTTAGCGCGGAGCTGGTTGCTAGTTTAGAGGCGGCTGCAAAGCGTGTACATGATTATCATGAACGTCAAAAACAGCCTTCTTGGCAATATCAAGAAAATGACGGCACAGTGCTTGGTCAAAAAGTTACGCCTTTGGATCGTGTTGGTGTTTATGTGCCAGGTGGTAAAGCGGCTTACCCTTCATCGGTATTAATGAATGTAATGCCTGCTAAAGTGGCCGGTGTTGGCGAAATTATCATGGTTGTTCCAACTCCTGATGGTTTGGTTAACGATATCGTTTTGGCTGCCGCTTACATTGCTGGCGTTGATCGTGTGTTCACTATTGGTGGTGCTCAGGCTGTTGCTGCTTTGGCTTATGGCACAGAGTCCATTCCAAAAGTCGATAAGATTGTCGGTCCTGGTAATATTTACGTAGCGACTGCTAAGAAGATGGTGTTCGGTGTTGTCGGTATCGATATGATTGCTGGGCCTTCTGAGATTCTAGTTGTGTGTGATGGTAAGACCGATCCAGATTGGATTGCCATGGATTTATTTTCCCAAGCAGAACACGATGAGGATGCTCAGTCTATTTTGATCTCTCCTGATTTGGCGTTTATTAAAGATGTCAAAGCTTCGATGGAACGCTTGGTTGAGACGCAAAGTCGAAAAGATATTATTAAAGCTTCGTTAGAGGGGCGTGGGGCCTTTATCCATGTTGAAAATATGGATGAAGCTATGGATATCGCGAACATCGTGGCTGCTGAGCATCTTGAGTTGTCAATTGATGAGCCTGAAAAGTGGGCGGAAAAGATCCGTCATGCTGGTGCGATTTTTATGGGGCGTCATACGCCAGAGGCATTGGGTGATTATTGTGCTGGGCCAAATCATGTTTTGCCTACGTCTGGTACGGCTAGATTTTCCTCTCCTTTGGGGGTCTATGATTTCCAAAAGCGTAGTTCATTAATTTACTGTTCCCCAGAAGGAGCAAGTGAGTTAGCGAAGATTGCGGCACCTTTGGCTCGTGGAGAGTCTTTAGAGGCGCATGCAATGTCGGCAGAATATCGTATTCTGAAGGGGTCTTGA
- a CDS encoding SRPBCC family protein encodes MASQSSHPAALYKLRKVTRISAIVILFLVVVGFFMPTDYRVERSVTINASRDQVYQDMLQGDRLPNWMFIQDGKVATSEGVLNKGDSVALFYDKTAEQGVLSVIESSEDVVRFDVRPKPKVNLVHNQIELQEVNGGTLVKWTIDGSLSAGLLSPYLAMFANDIAGSNFERSLQKLKELVELQR; translated from the coding sequence ATGGCGAGTCAGTCATCGCATCCAGCTGCTCTTTATAAGTTGCGAAAGGTAACGCGCATTTCTGCAATCGTTATCTTGTTTTTGGTTGTCGTTGGTTTTTTCATGCCGACAGACTATCGTGTGGAGCGTAGTGTAACGATTAACGCTTCTCGCGATCAGGTTTATCAGGATATGCTGCAAGGCGATCGTTTGCCAAATTGGATGTTTATTCAGGATGGTAAAGTTGCTACATCAGAAGGTGTTTTGAATAAGGGCGATTCCGTTGCTTTGTTTTACGACAAAACCGCCGAACAGGGCGTTTTGTCGGTGATTGAGTCGTCCGAAGATGTTGTGCGTTTTGATGTGCGTCCTAAGCCGAAGGTCAATCTTGTTCATAATCAAATTGAATTGCAGGAAGTCAATGGCGGCACTTTGGTTAAATGGACGATCGACGGTAGTCTTAGTGCGGGTTTGTTGAGTCCTTACCTTGCTATGTTTGCAAATGATATTGCAGGCAGTAATTTTGAACGCAGTTTGCAGAAACTGAAAGAACTGGTAGAGCTCCAGCGCTAA
- a CDS encoding S1C family serine protease — MPIIISILAGTCIGLAVLLIQEKQKVADSSYSTSVKIATPSVVNIYTQVIQQKGLNDSSKAKHSINLGSGVIATEDGFILTNHHVIQNAQSIVIALHDDRRVEAKLIGSDPSTDLAVLKIDLLNLPNIKMGNSDKVSVGDKILAIGNPFGIGQTVTAGIISAKGRNSIGLNTYENFLQTDAAINPGNSGGALVNLKGELIGISSAIYSSTGGSQGIGFATPIDDALDVMSDIIKHGEVVRGYLGMDAQKITQSLAKNLLLPSNHGLLVSDITKESPAEKAGIEVGDIILEINNTPSEDPFQIRHLIASLKPGTRISLVGIRGQQSYQTNVMLEKQPTMQRITY, encoded by the coding sequence ATGCCCATCATTATCTCCATTCTAGCAGGCACTTGTATAGGTCTAGCTGTACTACTTATACAAGAGAAGCAAAAGGTGGCCGACTCCAGCTACTCAACATCTGTGAAAATAGCCACACCGTCGGTTGTTAATATTTACACTCAGGTCATTCAACAAAAAGGTCTGAACGACTCGAGCAAAGCAAAACACAGCATTAACCTCGGTTCCGGCGTCATAGCAACAGAAGATGGCTTCATCCTCACCAATCATCACGTTATTCAAAATGCACAAAGTATTGTTATCGCCCTTCATGATGATAGGCGTGTTGAAGCAAAACTCATCGGCTCAGACCCATCCACCGATCTCGCTGTTTTAAAAATAGATCTACTGAACCTCCCCAATATAAAAATGGGCAACAGTGACAAAGTTTCCGTTGGCGACAAAATCCTAGCCATAGGCAACCCATTTGGAATAGGACAAACAGTGACAGCCGGCATCATTAGTGCAAAAGGTCGCAACAGCATAGGATTGAATACTTACGAAAATTTCCTACAGACCGACGCTGCTATAAACCCAGGCAATTCCGGTGGCGCTTTAGTTAATCTAAAAGGTGAACTCATTGGCATTAGTTCTGCCATATACTCAAGCACTGGTGGCTCTCAAGGAATAGGCTTCGCCACTCCCATTGATGATGCCCTGGATGTCATGAGCGATATAATAAAACATGGTGAAGTCGTACGAGGCTATCTAGGAATGGATGCGCAAAAAATCACACAATCGCTAGCAAAAAATTTACTCTTACCTTCAAATCATGGACTACTGGTAAGCGACATAACAAAAGAAAGTCCGGCGGAAAAAGCAGGAATAGAAGTAGGAGATATAATACTTGAAATTAACAACACACCCAGCGAAGACCCATTTCAAATAAGACATCTAATAGCTTCGTTAAAACCTGGGACACGCATTTCATTGGTAGGTATTCGTGGGCAGCAATCCTATCAGACAAATGTCATGCTAGAAAAGCAACCCACAATGCAGCGCATAACCTATTAA
- a CDS encoding Nif3-like dinuclear metal center hexameric protein → MLRSEFELLLNKTLSPSRFKDYAPNGLQVEGKKEINRVVTGVTASQALIDAAIEYKADAIFVHHGYFWKNEDPRIVGMKYRRIAALIKNDINLYGYHLPLDAHPTLGNNAGLADALGLLNRSGLQVGVPIEESIGVVGELSKPVSSSEFQKMVETAVDRNVLFESVNDQPIQRVALCTGGAQGYIEQAVAVGADVFITGEVSEQTIHIAREMGIHFVAAGHHATERFGARSVAAYLADECGLDAVFIDVDNPA, encoded by the coding sequence TTGCTACGCAGTGAATTTGAGTTATTGCTTAATAAGACATTGAGTCCAAGTCGATTTAAGGATTATGCGCCCAATGGTTTACAGGTGGAAGGAAAAAAAGAGATTAACCGTGTTGTAACGGGCGTAACTGCGAGTCAGGCGTTAATTGACGCTGCTATTGAATATAAAGCAGACGCTATCTTTGTTCATCATGGCTATTTTTGGAAAAATGAAGATCCCCGCATTGTTGGTATGAAGTATCGACGTATTGCTGCTTTGATTAAGAATGACATTAATTTGTATGGATACCACTTGCCGTTGGATGCGCATCCAACTCTGGGTAATAATGCGGGATTGGCTGACGCCTTGGGGCTTTTGAATCGATCGGGTTTGCAGGTCGGTGTCCCCATTGAGGAGTCAATCGGTGTCGTTGGGGAGTTAAGTAAGCCAGTATCCTCCAGCGAGTTTCAAAAAATGGTCGAGACGGCCGTGGATCGCAACGTACTGTTTGAAAGTGTTAACGATCAACCGATTCAGCGTGTGGCGTTATGCACTGGTGGTGCGCAAGGTTATATAGAGCAAGCTGTAGCCGTTGGAGCGGATGTGTTTATTACTGGTGAGGTTTCAGAGCAAACCATTCATATTGCCCGCGAGATGGGGATTCACTTTGTTGCGGCAGGTCATCATGCTACTGAGCGTTTTGGAGCGAGATCTGTAGCAGCGTATCTTGCAGATGAGTGTGGCTTGGATGCGGTATTTATTGATGTGGATAATCCTGCTTAG